One window of the Devosia sp. 2618 genome contains the following:
- the pdxA gene encoding 4-hydroxythreonine-4-phosphate dehydrogenase PdxA: protein MNKPLAISMGEPAGVGPDIALSLYARRAELALPAFCIFGHVEFLKLRAERLGLKLDIVKVAPEEAAAAFGEALPVVDVAGLVPDQPGEISAVSGGVVIRSIEAAVRATLTGGCRALVTAPIHKGALYNVGFRHPGHTEFLAELCANGGTVPLPVMMLAHGGLRAVPVTIHVPIRDVPDLLTKELIVNTIRVVAHDLRNRFGIANPRIGVAGLNPHAGEGGAIGREELEIVGPAVAQLQFEGIGVEGPLPADTLFYPSHWARYDAVVAMYHDQALIPIKTVAFEDAVNVTLGLPIVRTSPDHGTAFDLAGTGRASPASFLAAIRMADAMTAAQ from the coding sequence ATGAACAAGCCGCTGGCCATCAGCATGGGTGAGCCTGCGGGCGTCGGCCCGGATATAGCATTGTCACTTTATGCACGGCGCGCCGAACTGGCGCTGCCGGCATTTTGCATTTTTGGGCATGTCGAATTTCTGAAATTGCGCGCCGAACGATTGGGGCTGAAGCTCGATATCGTGAAGGTTGCGCCAGAAGAGGCCGCTGCGGCGTTTGGCGAGGCGCTGCCGGTTGTTGACGTTGCGGGGCTCGTTCCGGATCAGCCAGGCGAGATTTCGGCGGTTTCGGGTGGCGTGGTAATCCGTTCCATTGAAGCGGCGGTGCGTGCGACTTTGACCGGTGGATGCCGTGCGCTGGTGACGGCGCCGATCCACAAGGGTGCACTTTACAATGTCGGGTTCCGCCATCCCGGCCATACCGAGTTTCTGGCCGAGTTGTGCGCCAATGGCGGCACGGTGCCACTGCCGGTGATGATGCTGGCGCATGGTGGGCTGCGGGCGGTGCCGGTGACCATCCATGTGCCGATCCGCGACGTGCCGGATCTGCTGACCAAGGAATTGATTGTGAATACCATTCGGGTTGTGGCCCATGACCTGCGGAACCGGTTTGGCATAGCCAATCCGCGTATCGGGGTGGCCGGTCTGAACCCGCATGCGGGCGAAGGCGGTGCTATCGGCCGAGAGGAACTGGAGATCGTCGGACCGGCCGTGGCGCAGTTGCAGTTCGAGGGGATCGGGGTCGAAGGCCCCCTGCCCGCGGATACTCTGTTTTATCCCTCACACTGGGCGCGCTACGACGCAGTGGTTGCGATGTATCACGATCAGGCGCTGATCCCGATCAAGACCGTGGCCTTCGAGGACGCGGTCAACGTGACGCTGGGCCTTCCCATCGTGCGGACGTCGCCCGACCATGGCACGGCTTTTGACCTGGCGGGAACGGGGCGCGCTTCACCCGCCAGCTTTTTGGCCGCGATCAGGATGGCGGATGCCATGACGGCCGCACAATGA
- a CDS encoding leucyl aminopeptidase yields the protein MSKSISIRVAALTGAAAALTVIYTAENEAPAGAAAAIWAATGLDWEVSASVTSFKGKQGQTLDILGAGGKRLLVLGSGKAGADVPLNGWTDRGGSLLAKLAATRATNIAVIIDEPGASPAAIAELAAGLRLRHYKFDKYKTGQSEDAGDLEITLHVADPAATETAIANRGATVDGTLLARDLINEPANVLGPVEFAARASDLSALGVTVEILEPEALEKLGMGSLLCVAQGSDRPARLVVMQWRGGDPDQAPLAFVGKGVVFDTGGISIKPAASMEDMKGDMGGAAAVTGLMLALASRKAPVNAVGVIGLVENMPSGNAVRPGDIVKAMSGTTIEVINTDAEGRLVLADALWYTQDRFKPRFMINLATLTGAIVVALGHEHAGLFSNNDELSIQLLNAGLSANEKLWRMPLSPTYDKLIESKFADIRNSVGRPAGSITAAQFLQRFVNNVPWAHLDIAGTAFGGGSSDVNTSWAPGFGVALLDRLVRDYYES from the coding sequence ATGTCCAAGTCCATTTCGATCCGCGTTGCTGCCCTCACCGGAGCTGCCGCGGCCCTGACCGTCATTTACACTGCCGAAAACGAAGCGCCAGCCGGCGCCGCTGCCGCCATCTGGGCGGCCACCGGTCTGGACTGGGAGGTCTCCGCGTCCGTTACATCGTTCAAGGGCAAGCAGGGTCAGACACTCGACATTCTGGGGGCAGGGGGCAAGCGCCTGCTGGTCCTCGGTAGCGGCAAGGCGGGGGCCGATGTGCCGCTCAATGGTTGGACTGATCGAGGCGGCTCGCTGCTCGCCAAGCTGGCCGCCACCCGCGCCACCAATATCGCCGTCATAATCGATGAACCGGGCGCCAGCCCTGCCGCCATCGCCGAACTCGCGGCCGGTCTGCGCCTGCGCCACTACAAGTTCGACAAGTACAAAACCGGCCAGTCTGAAGACGCCGGCGATCTCGAAATCACCCTGCACGTCGCCGATCCCGCAGCGACTGAAACCGCCATCGCCAATCGCGGCGCGACAGTCGACGGCACGCTTCTGGCGCGCGACCTGATCAACGAGCCGGCCAACGTCCTTGGCCCCGTTGAATTCGCCGCTCGTGCTTCTGACCTCTCCGCTCTCGGCGTCACTGTCGAAATCCTTGAGCCCGAAGCCCTCGAAAAGCTCGGCATGGGCTCGCTGCTCTGCGTCGCGCAGGGCTCTGACCGTCCGGCGCGTCTCGTGGTCATGCAATGGCGCGGTGGCGATCCGGATCAGGCCCCGCTGGCCTTCGTCGGCAAGGGTGTGGTGTTCGACACCGGCGGCATTTCGATAAAGCCAGCTGCATCCATGGAAGACATGAAGGGCGATATGGGTGGAGCTGCCGCCGTCACCGGCCTGATGCTGGCGCTCGCTTCCCGCAAAGCCCCGGTCAATGCTGTGGGCGTCATTGGTCTTGTTGAAAACATGCCCTCGGGCAATGCCGTGCGCCCCGGCGATATCGTCAAGGCGATGAGCGGTACGACCATCGAGGTCATCAATACCGACGCCGAAGGCCGTCTCGTGCTGGCCGATGCGCTGTGGTACACGCAGGACCGCTTCAAGCCGCGCTTCATGATAAACTTGGCGACCCTCACCGGCGCTATCGTCGTCGCGCTCGGCCACGAACATGCGGGCCTCTTCTCCAACAATGACGAGCTTTCGATCCAGCTGCTCAACGCTGGCCTCAGTGCCAACGAGAAGCTCTGGCGCATGCCGCTGTCGCCGACTTACGACAAGCTCATCGAATCCAAGTTCGCCGACATTCGCAATTCGGTCGGCCGCCCGGCTGGCTCGATCACCGCCGCCCAGTTCCTGCAGCGCTTCGTCAACAATGTGCCATGGGCTCATCTCGATATCGCCGGCACGGCCTTTGGCGGCGGGTCCTCCGATGTGAACACCTCCTGGGCGCCAGGCTTCGGTGTTGCCCTGCTCGATCGGCTGGTCAGGGACTACTACGAAAGCTAA
- the gmk gene encoding guanylate kinase, with protein MEFQRRGVMLVIASPSGAGKSSISRALFGADPNIKLSVSVTTRARRTDEVDGKHYHFIDVATYKRMQADGELLESAEVHGNFYGTPRAKVEEQLAAGNDILFDIDYQGTLQLYRNSRKDMVTVFILPPSIKELRARLERRAQDSVGTIEKRLQNARREMEHFNEYDYVIVNEDLEASTQRVRSILVSARLERDRQLNLSSFVKDLQSQIDSL; from the coding sequence ATGGAATTTCAGCGCCGCGGCGTCATGCTGGTCATCGCTTCGCCCTCGGGCGCTGGCAAGTCGTCGATCTCCCGTGCGCTGTTTGGTGCCGATCCCAACATCAAGCTGTCCGTTTCGGTCACGACGCGCGCGCGCCGCACCGATGAGGTCGATGGCAAGCATTACCATTTCATCGACGTGGCCACCTACAAGCGCATGCAGGCCGATGGCGAACTGCTGGAATCCGCCGAAGTGCACGGCAATTTCTACGGCACCCCGCGCGCCAAGGTCGAAGAGCAGCTCGCTGCCGGCAACGATATCCTGTTCGACATCGACTATCAGGGCACGCTGCAGCTCTACCGCAACAGCCGCAAGGACATGGTGACGGTGTTCATCCTGCCACCGTCCATCAAGGAGCTCCGCGCCCGCCTCGAGCGCCGCGCTCAGGACAGCGTCGGCACCATCGAAAAGCGTCTCCAGAACGCCCGCCGTGAGATGGAGCACTTCAACGAATACGACTACGTCATCGTCAACGAAGACCTCGAAGCCTCGACCCAACGCGTCCGCTCGATCCTCGTTTCCGCCCGCCTCGAACGCGATCGCCAGCTCAATTTGAGCAGCTTCGTCAAAGACTTGCAGAGTCAGATCGACTCTCTTTGA
- a CDS encoding MFS transporter, which translates to MTGTQVIRRGTPAYRRANVAFFLSAFAIFASLYSVQPLLPILAAEFDLDAGTASLALSSTSATLAVALLLASWVFDRIGRKTLMVWAILLTATLGLLLPFAPNWWSLVAIRTLMGLTLSGLPAVAMVYLAEEMDPDALGFSMGLYIGGTAIGGMAGRLVSGVLADFIGWREALLVLGVAIAIASLVVVLLLPTPHNSARTRLSMGDLVRLVRVQFNDRGLPWLFASAFLLMGSFVTLYNYAGFRLALPPFALSHAAIAAISVVYLLGRFSSIWAGDLAQRLGRRKVYWVLVTIMTLGVFLTLIPSTPVIIAGLAIATIGYFAAHGIASAWVARRALVGRAQASAIYLFAYYLGASVLGTLGGYAWVVWGWTGVMLVSGGSVLLALAVSIRLMFLPPLPVPERTPVPPAGV; encoded by the coding sequence ATGACCGGCACCCAGGTCATCCGCCGCGGCACGCCAGCCTATCGCCGCGCCAACGTGGCTTTCTTCCTCTCCGCTTTCGCGATCTTTGCCTCGCTCTATTCGGTTCAACCGCTGCTGCCGATCCTTGCCGCCGAGTTCGATCTCGATGCAGGCACAGCGTCTCTGGCCCTTTCTTCCACCAGTGCCACGCTCGCCGTCGCCCTGCTGCTGGCCAGTTGGGTCTTCGACCGTATCGGCCGCAAAACCCTGATGGTCTGGGCCATCCTGCTGACGGCAACGCTCGGCCTGTTGCTGCCCTTCGCGCCAAACTGGTGGTCGCTGGTTGCCATCCGCACGCTGATGGGCCTGACCCTTTCCGGTCTGCCCGCCGTCGCCATGGTCTATCTCGCCGAAGAAATGGACCCCGACGCACTCGGTTTCTCGATGGGCCTCTATATCGGCGGCACCGCTATTGGCGGCATGGCCGGGCGTCTGGTTTCGGGTGTGCTCGCGGACTTCATCGGCTGGCGCGAAGCGCTGCTGGTGCTCGGCGTCGCCATCGCGATCGCCTCGCTGGTCGTGGTCCTATTGCTGCCCACCCCGCACAATTCGGCCCGCACCCGCCTCAGCATGGGCGATCTCGTTCGACTGGTCCGCGTGCAGTTCAACGATCGCGGCTTGCCCTGGCTCTTCGCTTCGGCATTCCTGCTCATGGGCAGCTTTGTCACCCTCTACAACTATGCCGGTTTCCGTCTGGCACTCCCGCCCTTTGCCCTCAGCCACGCCGCCATCGCCGCGATCTCCGTGGTCTATCTCCTGGGGCGTTTCAGTTCGATCTGGGCCGGCGATCTCGCCCAGCGCCTGGGCCGTCGCAAAGTCTATTGGGTGCTGGTCACGATCATGACGTTGGGCGTTTTCCTGACCCTGATCCCGTCCACCCCGGTTATCATCGCGGGCCTCGCCATCGCCACTATCGGCTATTTCGCCGCCCACGGCATTGCCAGCGCCTGGGTCGCCCGCCGCGCACTCGTCGGCCGGGCGCAAGCCTCGGCCATCTATCTCTTCGCCTATTATCTGGGGGCGTCGGTCTTGGGCACGCTCGGTGGCTATGCCTGGGTCGTCTGGGGCTGGACCGGCGTCATGCTGGTCAGCGGCGGCTCGGTTCTACTGGCACTTGCCGTCTCCATCCGCCTGATGTTCTTGCCGCCTCTACCAGTCCCCGAGCGCACACCCGTACCGCCAGCCGGCGTCTAA
- the lptD gene encoding LPS assembly protein LptD yields MKAKAKSGKTAFRLAVASGAFMLALSSVAYAQLVPRDLFTARISQSAPLGVEANGLTFNADTNTITASGDVVLKQDGYTLTGQSLTYKRASNEVSFAGAVIIVDPSGNVLEAQDFQLTGGMKLAFIQALTIRTYDGARITADSADYDEALRTILQNATYTPCGECIDAQGRRIGWSVSAQRVTYNAVDGSLQLEQPSLALLGVPVAWLPYLWLPDTSDNALANLPTPNIDSSDQIGIKAEIPFTAYSNRWTDIILTPTLLTRQSFLMGVEWRQRFDAGSFRIKASGLYQLDQSAFTFADAKRDWRGALQTSGSFRPVTDWTVGWSYTAFTDPAYLTDYRMTRSESSVNEVYATHLTSDTFFDLRVQQFNRLGNHGPVAQGQQARAVPTVRFEHIEDLGPGLGRLEISGRLLGVQRDYGSRLSRNGVPYVLGYEGNKQHASLQAGWQTQWIGAAGFVATPYLGGRADFAYYDGTSPIGPGETTLWSATPIAAMDVRFPMAANDGSTVHLIEPIVQLAYRGSDVTAVGITNDDSQSFVFDDTNLFSYNRFSGNDRQETGLRANVGGRYQANFADGGYFEVVAGQSFLLAGENAFAAADPAQTGVGAGLDATASYAVLGAYGSFVPGFKAGGKLQVDTSDFSVARAGLGASYSNDGYSADFSYTYLPANTDGGILKDQHEIGGEIGVPVADYWTVKASTYWDLASNTWLQVGGGVVYDDGYLVMGGHVTRNGPTHDKPDDTRFTATFRVKAPAGLDVGYNGRVAR; encoded by the coding sequence ATGAAGGCGAAAGCCAAAAGCGGGAAAACTGCGTTCCGTCTGGCCGTGGCCAGCGGCGCGTTTATGCTCGCTTTGTCATCAGTCGCTTATGCGCAGCTGGTCCCGCGCGACCTGTTCACAGCTCGTATAAGTCAATCGGCGCCTTTGGGCGTCGAAGCGAACGGGCTGACATTTAATGCCGATACCAACACGATTACCGCGAGCGGTGATGTCGTGTTGAAGCAGGACGGCTATACCCTGACCGGGCAAAGCCTCACCTATAAACGCGCGTCCAACGAAGTGTCGTTTGCCGGCGCCGTGATCATCGTTGACCCCTCCGGTAACGTGTTGGAGGCGCAAGACTTTCAGCTCACTGGCGGCATGAAGCTGGCGTTTATTCAGGCGCTGACGATTCGAACCTATGACGGCGCGCGGATAACGGCCGATAGCGCGGATTACGACGAAGCTCTTCGGACAATCCTGCAAAACGCGACTTACACCCCATGTGGCGAGTGTATCGATGCGCAGGGACGCCGTATTGGCTGGTCCGTCAGCGCACAGCGCGTCACCTACAATGCCGTAGATGGCTCCCTGCAGCTTGAGCAGCCTAGCCTGGCTTTGCTTGGTGTGCCGGTAGCATGGCTTCCCTATCTTTGGCTGCCCGATACGAGCGACAACGCGCTCGCCAATCTGCCAACGCCGAATATCGATTCAAGCGACCAGATTGGCATTAAAGCGGAAATCCCTTTCACTGCCTACTCCAACCGCTGGACCGACATTATCCTGACGCCAACTTTGTTGACGCGGCAGAGCTTCCTGATGGGCGTCGAATGGCGCCAGCGGTTTGACGCTGGCTCGTTCCGCATCAAGGCAAGCGGTTTATACCAGCTGGATCAGTCTGCATTCACCTTCGCTGATGCCAAACGCGACTGGCGCGGGGCGCTGCAGACATCGGGCAGTTTCCGTCCCGTCACAGACTGGACGGTTGGCTGGAGCTACACGGCTTTTACCGATCCGGCATACCTGACGGACTATCGGATGACCCGCAGTGAATCCTCGGTTAACGAGGTTTACGCGACGCATTTGACGTCAGATACGTTCTTTGATCTCCGCGTGCAGCAGTTCAACCGACTGGGCAATCATGGTCCTGTAGCACAAGGCCAGCAAGCAAGAGCTGTCCCCACTGTTCGGTTCGAGCATATCGAAGACCTGGGTCCGGGCCTCGGGCGGCTTGAAATCAGTGGACGTCTTCTCGGTGTTCAACGCGACTATGGTAGCCGTCTAAGCCGAAACGGCGTGCCCTATGTCCTCGGCTATGAGGGCAACAAACAGCATGCGAGTTTGCAGGCTGGATGGCAGACGCAGTGGATTGGTGCTGCTGGTTTCGTCGCTACGCCTTACCTCGGCGGTCGCGCAGACTTTGCGTATTATGACGGGACGAGCCCGATTGGGCCAGGCGAGACGACGCTGTGGAGCGCTACGCCGATTGCGGCGATGGATGTGCGGTTCCCGATGGCGGCCAATGATGGATCGACGGTGCATCTGATCGAACCCATCGTGCAGTTGGCCTATCGCGGCTCGGACGTGACGGCCGTCGGCATCACCAATGATGATTCCCAGAGTTTCGTGTTCGATGACACGAATTTGTTCAGCTACAACCGCTTCTCGGGCAATGACCGTCAGGAGACGGGCCTGCGCGCCAATGTTGGCGGGCGTTATCAGGCCAATTTCGCCGATGGCGGCTATTTCGAAGTCGTGGCCGGACAGTCATTCCTTCTCGCAGGCGAGAACGCCTTTGCTGCGGCTGATCCTGCGCAGACGGGCGTAGGCGCGGGGCTTGATGCAACCGCATCCTATGCGGTGCTTGGCGCTTATGGCTCGTTTGTTCCGGGCTTCAAAGCTGGCGGCAAACTGCAGGTCGATACGTCGGATTTCAGCGTTGCGCGCGCCGGACTGGGTGCCAGCTACTCCAACGACGGCTACTCGGCTGACTTCAGCTACACCTATCTCCCAGCCAATACCGATGGCGGAATCCTCAAGGATCAGCACGAAATCGGGGGCGAAATTGGGGTTCCAGTGGCGGACTACTGGACCGTCAAGGCCAGCACGTATTGGGACCTGGCATCCAATACCTGGCTGCAGGTCGGCGGCGGCGTGGTCTATGACGACGGCTATCTGGTCATGGGCGGCCATGTCACACGGAATGGCCCGACACACGACAAGCCGGACGACACGCGCTTCACCGCGACGTTCCGCGTGAAGGCTCCGGCCGGCCTTGATGTCGGCTACAATGGGCGGGTTGCCCGCTAG
- a CDS encoding LptF/LptG family permease — MNRIDWIVLNRVGSRILVTVLIFYGLIALVESLDTWRFNFVASNNGVPLAIVMVAASAVKWTIKTLPVTVLMGAILGFIDLKARHELTVIYASGVSIWRAVRAPVIGLIVVSLMISLGLETVSAQINRQLNPTPPGETTMLTPRGEVWLEQRSGDAHYILMAKSMDPDQGLLGNVTLFHISGSADERVEAAEAQLEDGTWTLTKAVVRNADRPAQTVASYVVPTMSSRAELGLQLSSPEDMTFFELSALLQAGVADPSIRSAATMRLIKLLSLPLVLIGSLFIAFAFTAGYRRSSNYGPAVLYGIVLGFVVFVITEMADRAGSSGVLDPTFAAVGPAFVAIVIGVTVLLHKEDGRT, encoded by the coding sequence ATGAACCGCATCGACTGGATCGTGCTGAATCGCGTCGGTAGCCGCATCCTCGTGACGGTGCTGATTTTCTACGGGCTGATCGCGCTGGTAGAATCGCTCGACACTTGGCGGTTCAATTTTGTCGCCAGCAATAATGGCGTGCCGCTGGCGATCGTCATGGTGGCGGCGAGCGCGGTCAAATGGACCATCAAGACGCTGCCGGTGACCGTATTGATGGGCGCCATTCTGGGCTTTATCGATCTCAAGGCGCGGCACGAGCTGACGGTGATCTATGCCAGCGGCGTATCGATCTGGCGGGCTGTGCGGGCGCCAGTGATCGGGCTGATCGTGGTGAGCCTGATGATCTCGCTTGGGCTCGAAACGGTGAGCGCGCAGATCAACCGCCAGCTCAACCCTACCCCGCCGGGTGAAACCACCATGCTGACGCCGCGCGGCGAGGTGTGGCTTGAGCAGCGCAGCGGGGACGCCCACTATATCCTGATGGCCAAGAGCATGGACCCTGACCAGGGGCTTTTGGGCAATGTGACGCTGTTTCATATATCCGGCAGTGCCGACGAGCGCGTCGAAGCAGCGGAAGCGCAGCTGGAGGATGGGACGTGGACGCTGACCAAGGCCGTGGTGCGCAATGCGGACCGGCCGGCGCAAACCGTGGCGAGTTATGTGGTTCCCACCATGTCGTCGCGGGCGGAACTGGGGCTGCAATTGTCGTCGCCCGAGGACATGACATTTTTCGAGTTGAGCGCGCTTTTACAGGCCGGCGTGGCCGATCCGAGCATCCGCTCTGCGGCCACGATGCGGCTGATCAAGCTGCTGTCGCTACCGCTTGTGTTGATCGGCTCACTGTTCATTGCTTTTGCGTTTACCGCAGGTTATCGAAGAAGCTCTAATTATGGTCCTGCGGTTCTCTACGGGATCGTTCTTGGGTTCGTTGTATTCGTGATTACCGAGATGGCCGACCGTGCCGGGTCGTCCGGCGTTCTTGACCCCACGTTTGCGGCAGTTGGACCGGCGTTTGTAGCCATTGTCATTGGCGTGACAGTGTTGCTGCACAAGGAAGACGGGCGAACGTGA
- a CDS encoding peptidylprolyl isomerase, which translates to MANGFWGRAISAVIVAVMLTIGAAAPSFAQSVRVSVNGTPITDSQIAQRVRLFAIEGNKTGSRGATDQLIDEAIQLAEAKRLGITVTNAQIDDALQQIARNMNVSKDKLIGLLQQGGVGMDTLRDRLRAAIAWNAVTEQAIMPQVQVSDLQLDQQAASKVQTYQTFDYILKEIIFVGAGSSGRTGQANNYRSKFAGCDSAVNLSMGFTDAAVIDVGRRHATQLPEAIAKELAGLNVGGITKPRVVGTGVSMLAVCEKVQAQDLTFIKSDLRADAGNAALKGQVTTYLADLRKSAKIIYN; encoded by the coding sequence ATGGCCAATGGTTTTTGGGGGCGCGCAATCAGCGCCGTTATCGTAGCGGTGATGCTGACTATTGGCGCCGCCGCGCCGAGTTTTGCGCAGAGCGTTCGCGTCAGCGTGAACGGCACGCCGATCACCGACTCGCAGATTGCCCAGCGCGTGCGGTTGTTTGCCATCGAGGGCAACAAGACAGGCTCGCGTGGCGCTACGGATCAGTTGATCGATGAAGCCATCCAGCTGGCGGAGGCCAAGCGCCTGGGGATCACCGTCACCAATGCCCAGATCGATGATGCTTTGCAGCAGATCGCTCGCAACATGAATGTCAGCAAGGACAAGCTGATCGGGCTGTTGCAGCAGGGTGGCGTTGGCATGGACACACTGCGCGATCGCCTTCGCGCCGCCATTGCCTGGAATGCCGTGACCGAGCAGGCGATCATGCCACAGGTTCAGGTTTCTGATCTGCAACTCGACCAGCAGGCGGCCAGCAAGGTTCAAACCTACCAGACCTTCGATTACATCCTCAAAGAGATCATCTTTGTCGGCGCGGGTTCCAGCGGTCGGACCGGTCAGGCCAATAACTATCGCTCCAAGTTTGCTGGCTGCGACAGTGCAGTGAACCTGTCGATGGGCTTTACCGATGCTGCCGTGATCGATGTTGGTCGTCGCCATGCAACGCAGCTGCCAGAAGCCATTGCCAAAGAACTGGCCGGCCTCAACGTTGGCGGCATCACCAAGCCACGCGTGGTTGGAACGGGCGTTTCGATGCTCGCCGTTTGCGAGAAGGTGCAGGCGCAGGACCTGACCTTCATCAAGAGCGACCTGCGCGCCGATGCTGGTAACGCTGCCCTCAAGGGTCAGGTCACCACCTATCTGGCAGACCTGCGCAAGAGCGCAAAAATCATCTACAACTAA
- the rsmA gene encoding 16S rRNA (adenine(1518)-N(6)/adenine(1519)-N(6))-dimethyltransferase RsmA, with protein MSQIDNLPPLREVIAEHGLRAKKELGQNFLLDLNLTSRIARVAGPLEGYRVIEVGPGPGGLTRALLAEGAREVIAIERDARALPALAQIAEAYPGRLTVISGDAMEMDYRLLADGPTRIIANLPYNIATPLLTGWLTMDPWPSFFESLTLMFQREVAERICAHAHDDAYGRLGVLAGWRTDARIAFNVGRQAFVPPPNVTSAVVHLKPKAIGDDVTVKDLEHITRAAFGQRRKMVRQSLKAAGVPVEGLLAAAGLKGDERAEELDVATFLAMARALPALRRG; from the coding sequence ATGAGCCAGATCGATAATCTGCCACCGCTGCGCGAAGTCATCGCGGAACATGGGCTACGCGCCAAAAAGGAGCTCGGGCAAAACTTCCTGCTCGACCTTAACCTGACGTCGCGCATTGCGCGGGTTGCGGGGCCGCTGGAGGGCTATCGCGTCATTGAGGTTGGTCCTGGCCCCGGCGGGCTGACACGGGCGCTCCTGGCTGAGGGCGCACGTGAAGTGATCGCCATCGAACGCGATGCGCGTGCCCTGCCGGCGCTGGCGCAGATCGCCGAGGCCTATCCGGGTCGTCTGACGGTGATCAGCGGCGATGCGATGGAAATGGACTATCGCCTGCTGGCGGATGGTCCGACGCGCATCATTGCCAATCTGCCCTACAATATTGCGACGCCGTTGCTGACGGGCTGGCTGACCATGGACCCGTGGCCATCGTTCTTTGAGAGCCTGACGCTGATGTTCCAGCGCGAGGTTGCCGAGCGTATCTGTGCGCATGCCCATGACGATGCCTATGGACGGCTGGGCGTGCTGGCGGGCTGGCGCACCGATGCGCGGATTGCCTTCAATGTGGGTCGGCAGGCGTTTGTCCCACCACCGAACGTGACTTCGGCCGTGGTGCATCTCAAGCCAAAGGCGATCGGCGACGATGTGACGGTCAAGGATCTCGAACACATTACACGTGCGGCCTTTGGGCAGCGGCGCAAGATGGTTCGGCAGAGCCTCAAGGCGGCCGGTGTGCCGGTTGAGGGACTGCTGGCGGCTGCGGGGCTCAAGGGCGATGAGCGGGCTGAGGAACTGGATGTGGCGACGTTCCTCGCCATGGCGCGAGCTTTGCCGGCATTGAGGCGGGGGTAG
- a CDS encoding LptF/LptG family permease gives MRRLTAYLSRLFATDAIILFGIVCFLLWLVNCLRAFDVISVKGQSILVLGWQALLTMPQLATAFFYICIGIGLARALQALQANRELHIIHTSHGMGSLWRASAFVTAIAVLCALFLSNFLEPYANRRLNVLNAEVAADMVSSTLRPGRFTQITPGVVLLIGSRGDSGEISEFFADDRRDPEMRRTYIAESAKVSSDGKDYVLELRNGSLQSSGVDGRFTEISFDRYDVNVDRLSQPLAKIDPRAEQDTVQLIMTSMESGKWRKGTDSMIINRLAEGLRVIGIAMVVLAMMAFPSGKRSRFMVPMEAVVLLIAFGERGISAYSPLGGATGAVVLIVVAGAALFWRTRPRRIPMAVTA, from the coding sequence ATGAGAAGACTGACGGCCTATCTGTCGCGCCTGTTTGCCACGGATGCCATTATCCTGTTCGGCATCGTGTGTTTCCTGCTCTGGCTGGTCAATTGCCTGCGGGCGTTTGACGTCATTTCGGTCAAGGGACAGAGCATTTTGGTGCTGGGCTGGCAGGCGCTTTTGACCATGCCACAGCTGGCCACGGCGTTCTTTTACATCTGCATCGGCATCGGGCTGGCACGGGCGCTGCAAGCGCTGCAGGCCAATCGCGAATTGCACATCATTCACACCAGCCACGGCATGGGATCGCTATGGCGCGCCAGCGCTTTCGTGACGGCTATTGCGGTGCTGTGCGCGCTGTTTCTGTCGAATTTCCTCGAGCCCTACGCCAATCGCCGCCTGAACGTGCTCAACGCGGAAGTCGCGGCCGATATGGTGAGTTCGACGCTGCGGCCGGGGCGCTTCACGCAGATTACGCCGGGCGTTGTTTTGTTGATCGGTAGTCGCGGTGACAGCGGCGAAATCAGTGAGTTCTTCGCCGATGACCGGCGCGATCCCGAGATGCGCCGTACCTACATCGCCGAGTCGGCCAAGGTTTCGTCGGACGGAAAAGATTACGTGCTTGAGCTTCGCAATGGATCGCTACAGAGCAGCGGTGTCGATGGCCGGTTCACCGAGATTTCGTTCGACCGCTACGACGTGAACGTCGACCGCCTGTCGCAGCCGCTGGCCAAAATTGACCCGCGCGCCGAGCAGGACACCGTGCAGTTGATCATGACCTCGATGGAATCGGGGAAATGGCGCAAAGGCACCGACAGCATGATCATCAACCGCCTCGCCGAGGGGCTGCGGGTGATCGGCATTGCCATGGTCGTGCTGGCCATGATGGCGTTCCCGAGCGGCAAGCGCTCGCGCTTCATGGTGCCGATGGAAGCGGTTGTGCTGCTGATCGCCTTTGGCGAGCGCGGTATCAGCGCCTATAGCCCGCTGGGCGGCGCTACCGGTGCGGTGGTATTGATCGTGGTTGCCGGAGCGGCGCTGTTCTGGCGCACCAGACCACGGCGCATCCCCATGGCGGTGACGGCATGA